Within Thermincola ferriacetica, the genomic segment ATAAATATTTCAATTACGCGAAGTATTCTGAGACTATAGAACGCATGCGGGAAGAGTTCGGGGACAAAATCCAGGTTCTCAAAGGGATAGAGTTTGCCGAACCCCATTTATATCCCAGGGAATTTGAAGATGTTTTAAAAAAAGATTTTGATATTGTAATGGTTGGCATACACTATCTGGGTGAAACTTATGTCGGAGATAAAGTTATATCAGGAAACTATTCCAAGCAGCAGATATTTCGTGAATACTACAGAGAAGTACTTAAAGCCGTAAAATTTGGCGGGTTTGATGTACTGGCCCATTTCGACCTGCCTAAAAGATACTTTAAAGGATCCTATTCAGAAAAAGAAATGACCCTTGAAATCGTGCAGGAAATGGTAAATAAGGGAATTGTCCTGGAAATAAACACTTCGCCTTTAAGAAGGGGTTTTACGGAATGCACACCTGATTCGGAAATACTTAAACAATATATTGAAGCCGGCGGAACAAAAGTTACCACCGGTTCCGACGCCCATTCATGCGGAGATATTGCGGCAGACTTTGATTATGCACATAAGCTGATAAAAGATTTTCAGGGGATTCCCGGGATATTTAGAGGGCGCCGTTTTATTCCCATTGATTCTTTGTAAATGTTGACAAAGGTTATTTCAAAAAATTCGGGGAGGTTAAATGTTGCAACAATCATTTAACCTCCCCTTGTCGCGTTATGCAATTTGTCTTCAATCTGGGAGGACAGAAAAGGTATAACGGGCACACTGACAGGGAATGATTATTAAAATTTAATGGGTAATATTGGTTTTGAATATTTGACAAGAAATAGAAATAGGATTATAATAATAAATGGGCATATGCCCGTAATAACCTGAAGGAGGAACGCTATAATGTCCAGTGCTTGCAGTACCTGTAGTCAAAAGGAAGGATGCAGTGGAGAAAGTTGTCCCGGCATGCCTGAAAACAAACATAATATCCGCAACGTCATTGCCGTTATGAGTGGGAAAGGCGGTGTCGGTAAAAGCTCTGTTACGGCTATGCTGGCGGTAGCTTTAAGGAATGAGGGTTTTAAGGTGGGTATCATGGATGCTGACGTTACCGGCCCCAGTATACCCAGGCTTTTTGGTTTACACGGTAGGCTGAAAAATGGAGAAAAGGGCATTCAGCCGGCTAAGACTAGATCAGGAATCGAAGTTATTTCCCTGAACCTTCTTCTTCCCAACGAAGATGAACCTGTAATCTGGCGAGGACCCGTTATTTCAGGGGTGGTGAAACAGTTTTGGACAGATGTTGAGTGGGGCGAACTTGATTACATGTTGGTGGACCTTCCACCTGGGACCGGTGACGTTCCTTTGACTGTTATGCAGACACTGCCCCTAAACGGAATTATAGTTGTTACAACGCCGCAAAGCTTGGTGACCATGATTGTCAAAAAAGCTATTCACATGGCTGACCGGATGCACATTCCTGTCATTGGATTGGTGGAAAATTATACTTATGTTCACTGTCCGGACTGTGACAAACGGATTGAATTATTTGGCCACGATAATACTGAGGAAGCAACGGGGAAGATGGGTGTACCCTTATTAGGTCAGTTACCTTTGGATCCAGAGTTTGCTGCGTATTCTGACCGAGGTGAAATTGAAAACTACTTTGAGGAAAAAACAGACGTGAATGAAACCGTTGCTAATGTGGCACGGTTAATCAGCAAAAAATATAGAGATGAAGTTCAATAATATATAAAAAATTAATTGGAGGGATTTTTTAATGAAGGTTGCCATTCCGAATAACGACGGCGAGGTCAACCAGCATTTTGGCCGAAGCACCGGTTTTGCCATTGTGGAAATTAACAGCGAGAACCGAATTGTGGACATTGAGGAAATTTCAGCAGAAGGGCTTCAACACAGGCATGAAGGATTGGCCGGTTTATTGAAAAATAAGGGGGTAGAGGTGGTAATAGTCGGAGGGATTGGGCCAGGCGCCCTGGAAGCCCTTGAATCCCAAGGCTTTAAAGTCCTTTTTGGCGCCTCCGGTCCAATTAAAGAAGTAGCTGAAGCCTTTGCACGGGGACAATTTATATCGAGAAGAACGGTCTGCAATCACCATGGAGAACACCACCATCATCATGAACATCACCCTGGCAATTGTGCTCACTAAAAGTTACAAGTCTTTCATATGAAAAAATTACAGGTCATTTTCAGCAAGGCCGCAGGTAACAGCCTGCGGTTTTATTTGTTTAACAGGTACTGGAAACCATTCCAATAATTAATATTGAAATATTTCGTCAAATGATACATAATTAATCTGTTTGGGAATTGTCGAAAAACAGGGGTGGTACTGTGAAAAAATATGACGTTATTGTAGTAGGTGCAGGTCCGGCCGGTATTTTTACCTGTTATGAGTTGGCTTTAAAAGCCCCTCATATGAAGGTATTATTAATTGATAAGGGCCAGGACATTTATAAACGGACCTGTCCGATTCTGCAAAAGAAACTGACCAAGTGCCCGCCTCCGACAGAGAAGAAAAAATCCGGCGGCTGCTTACCCGCCTGTTCGATAACAAACGGTTTTGGCGGCGCCGGCGCTTATTCGGACGGAAAATTTAACATTACCACCGAATTTGGGGGTTGGATGACTGATTATCTGCCACCTTCTGAAGTATTAAATTTAATTAAATATGTTGATGCAATTAATATCAAACACGGCGCCAATTCAGTGGCCACAGACCCCAATAATCCGGCGGTAAAAGACATTGAAAAGCGCGGGCTTGCCGCCGGGCTGAAATTGCTGCGGGCCCAGGTAAGGCATTTGGGAACGGAACAAAACCTGGAAATTTTAAAAAGTATTTTTGAGTTTCTCAACGGGTACATTGATATGACATTTGCGACAGAGGTGGCCGATTTAATTACTGAAAAAACCGGCGAAAAATACAGGGTTAAGGGTGTTATTACAAAATCTGCAGAAAAATTCTATGCCGACAAAGTGGTCATTGCGCCCGGGCGGGACGGCTCGGAATGGTTTTCCGAAATTCTGAAACGGCACGGCCTGGAAATGGTCAATAACCAGGTGGATATAGGGGTTCGTGTGGAAACCCTGGACATCATTATGGAAGAAATCAATGAACATTTATATGAAGGTAAGTTTATTTACAGGACTTCCGTTGGCACAACAGTCCGGAGTTTCTGTAACAACCCGTCCGGTCACGTGGTCATTGAAAACCATTCCGGTGTGATGCTGGCTAACGGCCATGCTTACAAAGATAAGAATTTAGGCAGTAACAATACAAACTTTGCCTTACTGGTTTCCCACAAATTCTCTTATCCTTTTGATAAGCCCATAGAGTATGCCAAGTCTATTTCCAGACTGGCTAATGATTTATCCAATGGCAGTGTTTTGATTCAGAAATTCGGTGATATACTGAACGGCCGTAGATCAACAGAGAAAAGAATTAAGGAAGGTTTTGTGGAACCAACCCTAAAAGAGGCCGTACCCGGCAACCTGGCCCTGGTGTTGCCATACAATACAATGAAAAGTATCATAGAAATGATTCAGGCTCTGGATAAAGTGACGCCTGGGATTGCCTCAGAGCATACCCTGCTTTATGGTGTGGAAGCTAAGTTTTATTCTTCCCGCCCGAACCTGACCAATCATTTCGAAACGGAAATAGAAGGTTTATACGCAGGCGGCGACGGGGCCGGTATTACCCGCGGCCTGGCTCAGGCCGGCGCTTGTGGTGTGGTTATAGCAAGAGATATTATTGACAAGATGCAAAAGTAAACTTAACCCCTGTCTTACTGACAGGGGTTTAAATTTACCGTAATCTGAAAAATTCCGATTCTTTACGCAGGTTTTTAATTAATTCGTCCAGTTTGTTAATGTCGGAAATAATCTGGTTGGTATTAATAGTAAACTGCTCTATGGAGGCGCTTATTTGCTGGGTTGAGGCTGCATTTTCTTCTGCTATGCTGGAAATGTTTAGAATAGAATTATTGGCAGTGTCGCTTTCGGCAGACAATTCATCGGTAATCTTGTTGTTTTCCTCTGTAATTCCGGCGATAATGTTTATGGCCTCGGTTATCTCTTTACTTTGGTCCTTCATGTTATCCATGGCGGCATTAATTTCTTCTACCTGGGCCGCTGCCTTGTTTACAGCTTTGATGATATTCCGCAACGCTGTTCCGGCCCGGTAAGCTACTTGAGCGCCTTCTTCAACGTCGGCTGTGGCTTTGGTCATTTCCTTGTTTACTTCTTCGGTTTCGAGTT encodes:
- a CDS encoding NifB/NifX family molybdenum-iron cluster-binding protein; protein product: MKVAIPNNDGEVNQHFGRSTGFAIVEINSENRIVDIEEISAEGLQHRHEGLAGLLKNKGVEVVIVGGIGPGALEALESQGFKVLFGASGPIKEVAEAFARGQFISRRTVCNHHGEHHHHHEHHPGNCAH
- a CDS encoding Mrp/NBP35 family ATP-binding protein; the encoded protein is MSSACSTCSQKEGCSGESCPGMPENKHNIRNVIAVMSGKGGVGKSSVTAMLAVALRNEGFKVGIMDADVTGPSIPRLFGLHGRLKNGEKGIQPAKTRSGIEVISLNLLLPNEDEPVIWRGPVISGVVKQFWTDVEWGELDYMLVDLPPGTGDVPLTVMQTLPLNGIIVVTTPQSLVTMIVKKAIHMADRMHIPVIGLVENYTYVHCPDCDKRIELFGHDNTEEATGKMGVPLLGQLPLDPEFAAYSDRGEIENYFEEKTDVNETVANVARLISKKYRDEVQ
- a CDS encoding NAD(P)/FAD-dependent oxidoreductase, which encodes MKKYDVIVVGAGPAGIFTCYELALKAPHMKVLLIDKGQDIYKRTCPILQKKLTKCPPPTEKKKSGGCLPACSITNGFGGAGAYSDGKFNITTEFGGWMTDYLPPSEVLNLIKYVDAINIKHGANSVATDPNNPAVKDIEKRGLAAGLKLLRAQVRHLGTEQNLEILKSIFEFLNGYIDMTFATEVADLITEKTGEKYRVKGVITKSAEKFYADKVVIAPGRDGSEWFSEILKRHGLEMVNNQVDIGVRVETLDIIMEEINEHLYEGKFIYRTSVGTTVRSFCNNPSGHVVIENHSGVMLANGHAYKDKNLGSNNTNFALLVSHKFSYPFDKPIEYAKSISRLANDLSNGSVLIQKFGDILNGRRSTEKRIKEGFVEPTLKEAVPGNLALVLPYNTMKSIIEMIQALDKVTPGIASEHTLLYGVEAKFYSSRPNLTNHFETEIEGLYAGGDGAGITRGLAQAGACGVVIARDIIDKMQK
- a CDS encoding histidinol-phosphatase HisJ family protein, which produces MNVLADLHTHTNFSADGKDHMADMCRAAISKGLSYICFTDHIDNNPSDNGYKYFNYAKYSETIERMREEFGDKIQVLKGIEFAEPHLYPREFEDVLKKDFDIVMVGIHYLGETYVGDKVISGNYSKQQIFREYYREVLKAVKFGGFDVLAHFDLPKRYFKGSYSEKEMTLEIVQEMVNKGIVLEINTSPLRRGFTECTPDSEILKQYIEAGGTKVTTGSDAHSCGDIAADFDYAHKLIKDFQGIPGIFRGRRFIPIDSL